A DNA window from Syngnathus typhle isolate RoL2023-S1 ecotype Sweden unplaced genomic scaffold, RoL_Styp_1.0 HiC_scaffold_106, whole genome shotgun sequence contains the following coding sequences:
- the LOC133148540 gene encoding LOW QUALITY PROTEIN: uncharacterized protein LOC133148540 (The sequence of the model RefSeq protein was modified relative to this genomic sequence to represent the inferred CDS: substituted 1 base at 1 genomic stop codon), whose protein sequence is MEDTLCGLWDAGVLEVSRSEWNTPLRPVQKADGKTWRMAHDLRAVKNVTITPVLPVPDPHRILASLNPAYQWFTVIDLANAFFCLPLSPSVRHVFAFTYKGMKLQYTRMPQGFKNSPGLFNQVLKELLEPCQMPDGTLLLQYVDDLLIAAKDEQACLAGTKKVLLWLGEKGFKVSRKKLQCCRQQVTFLGRGLTPSGLAMSPEHRNSILRHPRPATVQEMLSFLGLCGYSRHYIPCFADKTGVLRALIREQGAWNLKACLVWTPEATEVFVSLVQELASAAALATPDYTLPFHLDVSISGKVVNGALYXKMQHGRAVLMYCSVPLDNIEQRQPDCSRYAAGLAKVLLKTAHTVMGDPVYVLTDHAVSSFVASAAFTLTPLRQTRLLKILTAPNVNYVHSGVNMVDQLLVGPHECASKVQTVTKVRPDLYSTPLGHGRVVFTDGCCWRDRMGSLHAAAAAVEWRDGSFQPLKVMKLNTHPSAQATEVFALVLALRQCKGEAVTIYSDSAYAVSAALIDLVGWLQNVFTTARGSEIAHKDLMLQLFEALKYPSEVAIVKVPGHSKADTLVARGNRAADELAKQTAGYGGAEDMMVSRGPLIVDGEHPDSCLPLSLSHADLCAAQGATSPEQKSVWLAAKAVKRSDGLWVGPKGQPALPEGRLMSEILTQAHTPSHVGPHAMMIHLRSWWHPKLSDVVWKFVADCESCQTFNARPTLKPKPGLFQPAPWPGAEVIIDFTDMNTRVNGKRFLLVLVDAYSGWPEAYPCSKEDSAAVIKALITHYIPTHGFPALIRSDNGTHFNNKALAKVESILGLKHRFGCVYHPQSQGRVERLNRTLKEKLAKIMAQTTMNWLQALPLALLSVRQSVNRSTGFAPFELMTGRLMPGPATTLVPPEDVPVPNLSHTAYWSYLSALVSSVSAQLGEKSAAAAAEEGVSVEKQLTPYVYVRVISRKWTDPRWKGPFRVLTRTSHAAQLDFKGHRWCHYSQLRPAPEFVPSG, encoded by the coding sequence ATGGAAGACACTCTCTGCGGCCTCTGGGACGCAGGGGTGTTGGAAGTGTCACGCTCCGAATGGAACACCCCGTTAAGGCCAGTCCAAAAAGCAGATGGGAAAACATGGCGCATGGCACATGATTTGAGAGCAGTAAAAAATGTCACTATAACTCCTGTTCTTCCTGTGCCAGACCCGCACCGAATCCTTGCATCATTGAACCCTGCCTATCAGTGGTTCACCGTGATTGATTTGGCTAACGCCTTCTTCTGCCTCCCGCTTTCCCCCTCAGTGCGGCACGTGTTCGCATTCACttacaaagggatgaaattacaatacactcgcatgccgcagggattcaaaaattcgccaggattgttcaatcaggtcctcaaagaactcctcgaaccatgccaaatgccggatggcacgttgttgttgcaatatgtcgatgatttgttgattgcagcaaaagacgagcaggcgtgtcttgcaggaacaaagaaagtgttgttgtggttaggGGAGAAAGGGTTCAAGGTGTCAAGAAAGAAACTGCAATGCTGTCGCCAACAGGTCACTTTTCTGGGACGTGGGCTGACCCCTAGTGGCCTCGCCATGTCGCCTGAACATAGAAACTCCATCCTCCGGCACCCACGGCCCGCCACCgtccaggagatgctatcattcctggggttgtgtggctacagcagacattACATACCCTGTTTTGCCGACAAAACTGGTGTCCTCCGAGCCCTGATCCGCGAACAGGGGGCCTGGAATCTCAAGGCTTGCCTGGTCTGGACACCGGAGGCTACCGAGGTCTTTGTGTCACTGGTGCAGGAGCTGGCCTCTGCTGCGGCCTTGGCCACTCCTGACTACACTCTGCCCTTCCATCTAGATGTCTCTATTTCAGGGAAAGTTGTGAATGGAGCTCTGTACTAGAAAATGCAGCATGGACGTGCAGTGTTGATGTATTGCAGCGTCCCCTTGGACAACATTGAGCAACGACAACCCGATTGTTCCAGGTATGCGGCTGGCCTGGCGAAGGTCTTACTCAAAACAGCCCACACGGTCATGGGGGATCCAGTCTATGTGTTAACTGATCATGCAGTCTCCTCCTTTGTCGCATCGGCGGCGTTCACGTTAACTCCGCTGCGACAAACACGgttgttgaaaatattgactGCCCCAAATGTCAACTATGTCCATTCCGGAGTGAACATGGTCGATCAATTGTTGGTGGGACCCCATGAGTGTGCATCAAAGGTCCAGACGGTGACGAAAGTCCGACCTGACCTCTATTCCACTCCGCTCGGGCACGGTCGGGTGGTGTTTACAGATGGCTGCTGTTGGAGAGACAGGATGGGCTCCCTCCATGCGGCCGCGGCGGCGGTCGAGTGGAGGGATGGCTCCTTCCAGCCTCTTAAAGTGATGAAGCTCAACACCCACCCATCAGCCCAGGCGACGGAAGTCTTTGCTCTGGTGTTAGCTTTGCGACAATGCAAGGGGGAAGCCGTGACCATCTATTCTGACTCTGCTTATGCGGTGTCGGCGGCTTTGATCGATCTGGTAGGGTGGCTACAGAATGTGTTCACGACGGCCAGAGGCTCGGAGATTGCGCACAAGGATTTGATGTTGCAGTTGTTTGAGGCGTTGAAGTACCCGAGCGAGGTGGCCATTGTCAAAGTGCCTGGTCACTCCAAAGCTGACACTTTAGTGGCTAGGGGGAATCGAGCGGCTGATGAATTGGCCAAGCAGACGGCCGGGTACGGCGGGGCAGAGGACATGATGGTGTCCCGCGGTCCACTAATTGTGGACGGGGAACACCCCGACTCCTGTTTGCCTCTGTCACTCTCGCATGCCGATCTGTGTGCCGCCCAGGGTGCCACGTCCCCGGAACAAAAATCGGTCTGGCTGGCAGCAAAGGCTGTCAAACGATCAGATGGCTTGTGGGTAGGACCCAAAGGACAGCCAGCTCTTCCGGAGGGAAGGCTGATGTCGGAGATCCTGACACAGGCTCACACACCTTCCCATGTGGGTCCCCATGCCATGATGATCCATCTTCGAAGTTGGTGGCATCCCAAACTCTCAGATGTGGTCTGGAAATTCGTTGCGGATTGTGAGTCTTGCCAGACGTTCAATGCACGCCCTACGTTGAAGCCTAAACCCGGCCTGTTTCAACCAGCCCCGTGGCCGGGGGCAGAGGTGATCATTGATTTCACCGACATGAATACAAGGGTGAATGGAAAACGCTTTTTGCTTGTGTTGGTTGACGCTTACTCAGGCTGGCCTGAGGCATATCCGTGCTCGAAGGAAGATTCGGCTGCTGTGATCAAGGCTTTGATCACACATTACATTCCTACCCACGGTTTTCCGGCCTTGATCCGTTCTGACAATGGTacacactttaacaacaaagccTTGGCCAAGGTGGAATCAATTTTGGGATTGAAGCATCGCTTCGGGTGTGTTTACCATCCTCAGTCACAAGGCCGCGTTGAACGACTTAACCGAACGCTAAAAGAGAAATTGGCCAAAATTATGGCTCAGACGACAATGAATTGGCTACAAGCACTTCCGCTTGCTTTGCTGTCTGTGAGACAATCCGTTAACAGGAGCACTGGATTTGCACCGTTTGAGTTGATGACGGGCCGTCTAATGCCGGGACCAGCGACGACGCTCGTCCCACCAGAGGATGTTCCGGTACCTAATTTGTCACACACAGCATACTGGTCCTATTTGTCTGCTTTGGTGTCCAGTGTTTCTGCACAGCTTGGAGAGAAATCCGCTGCGGCTGCGGCGGAGGAAGGTGTGTCGGTGGAGAAACAGCTCACGCCGTACGTGTACGTCCGAGTCATCTCCAGGAAGTGGACGGACCCCCGGTGGAAAGGCCCCTTTCGTGTCTTGACCAGGACGTCTCACGCGGCCCAACTCGACTTCAAAGGACACCGGTGGTGTCACTACTCACAACTCCGTCCGGCCCCAGAGTTTGTTCCGTCAGGATGA